The following coding sequences are from one Acidobacteriota bacterium window:
- a CDS encoding tetratricopeptide repeat protein yields the protein MSKHGDTSRASLSPSQSASANFTRDLIHRRVPHILAGYAAVSWGIVEFTAFAVDEFLLSPYFTRAALVTLVMMVPSVLMVAWFHGKPGKDRDSLPRTEKIGIPANLVGCLVVLSTLATRDDPVSATDPASERPDEASIVQQGVPNSGSNGTTVLFALEPGPGIGEGESWMSYAFPEALVLDLIAYDRFLPIPSYDYQSYARERGFDSFAGTPLPLKRELARNLHAGFIVVGEINRINELLGVQLWIHRVSDGSLAGQTAHEATDLLTLVDEAAGPVGRALGLSTTEEIDDLAVRARLSENEAAVEAFFKGMFHHVADRDHEAASRYLTTATTLDPSFAVAHYALWRVLRASGLDDKAASAPLASAIEHLYRVPERYAFQVRADYYRAIGEPDQLATVLDLWIQLHPDDLNALRILTETQVSQGAWEDALSTLSKMRRLDPLDDRLILVTARVQEQLGNYDQAVGVLAEYVKRSPGDASAYSQLADLQRRLGRLEDARDALKRAIVLDALAPEPVRELAELDLDDGRLGEARDGFQRVLTLARTAEERVEALSGLKRYHHRRGEMIDAIGVIEQRRQEQAGFQTQPGVALGSLDDIFVYLDAGLVDEAVNLLMELRSTLEGQDLYLHRLAVHIALATEGVDAALEAHRQAWESLEASGQEGLRSTLLGDLGLILDRAGDHEGAAENFKAAIELSPSREFHLGAGRALRRAGLLGEAEAELRSALRLVPADPHAHFEMASLMEARGDTTAAVFHLNNTLAVWENADEDFEPARLAREKLTKLVTP from the coding sequence ATGAGCAAGCATGGAGACACCTCAAGAGCTTCCCTCTCCCCCTCACAGTCGGCGTCCGCGAACTTCACACGCGACCTGATCCACCGCCGTGTGCCCCACATCTTGGCCGGATACGCGGCTGTGTCATGGGGCATCGTCGAGTTTACGGCTTTCGCCGTGGACGAATTCCTGCTCTCGCCTTACTTCACGCGTGCGGCGCTGGTCACCCTGGTCATGATGGTGCCGAGTGTGCTCATGGTTGCTTGGTTTCACGGAAAGCCCGGCAAGGACAGGGACTCGCTGCCGCGGACGGAGAAGATAGGCATCCCCGCCAACCTCGTGGGATGCCTCGTGGTATTGTCCACGCTCGCCACCCGCGACGATCCGGTTTCGGCCACTGACCCGGCATCGGAAAGGCCCGATGAAGCGAGCATCGTCCAGCAGGGGGTGCCCAACTCCGGATCGAATGGGACCACCGTCCTGTTCGCACTCGAACCCGGACCCGGAATAGGCGAGGGCGAGTCGTGGATGTCCTATGCGTTTCCCGAGGCGTTGGTCCTCGATCTCATTGCATATGACCGTTTCCTGCCGATCCCCTCCTACGACTACCAGTCCTACGCGCGCGAACGGGGATTCGATAGCTTCGCGGGGACTCCCTTGCCTCTCAAGCGCGAACTCGCCCGGAATCTCCATGCGGGGTTCATCGTGGTCGGGGAGATCAATCGGATCAACGAACTGCTGGGCGTCCAACTCTGGATCCACAGAGTGAGCGACGGATCGCTCGCGGGCCAGACTGCTCATGAAGCGACCGACCTACTGACGCTCGTTGACGAAGCGGCGGGACCGGTAGGGCGCGCGCTGGGACTTTCTACTACCGAAGAGATCGACGACCTTGCCGTACGGGCACGGCTCTCCGAAAACGAAGCTGCGGTGGAAGCGTTTTTCAAGGGCATGTTCCACCATGTTGCCGACCGCGATCATGAGGCTGCCTCCAGGTACTTGACCACCGCAACCACACTGGATCCCAGCTTCGCGGTCGCCCACTACGCCTTGTGGCGCGTGTTGCGGGCTTCCGGGCTGGACGACAAGGCTGCCTCGGCCCCGCTCGCTTCGGCCATTGAGCACCTGTACAGAGTACCCGAGCGATACGCCTTCCAAGTGAGGGCGGACTATTACCGGGCCATCGGTGAGCCGGACCAACTGGCCACGGTCTTGGACCTGTGGATCCAACTGCACCCCGATGACCTGAACGCGCTACGCATTCTGACAGAGACTCAGGTGTCTCAGGGTGCTTGGGAAGATGCCCTTTCGACCCTCTCCAAGATGCGCCGCTTGGATCCGTTGGACGACCGACTCATCCTGGTCACGGCGCGGGTGCAGGAGCAACTGGGCAACTACGACCAAGCCGTGGGCGTCCTGGCCGAGTATGTGAAGCGGTCACCCGGCGACGCGTCCGCCTACTCACAACTGGCCGACCTCCAGCGGCGGCTGGGCCGACTTGAAGACGCACGCGACGCGCTCAAGCGCGCGATTGTCCTGGATGCTCTGGCACCTGAGCCCGTGAGGGAACTTGCGGAACTCGATCTTGACGACGGGCGACTGGGCGAGGCTCGCGACGGGTTCCAGCGCGTGTTGACGTTGGCCCGAACTGCGGAGGAGAGGGTAGAGGCGCTATCGGGTCTCAAGCGCTATCATCACCGGCGCGGGGAGATGATCGACGCGATCGGCGTGATCGAGCAAAGGCGGCAAGAGCAAGCAGGCTTCCAGACGCAACCGGGTGTCGCTTTGGGGAGCTTGGACGACATCTTCGTCTACCTTGATGCGGGTCTTGTCGACGAAGCAGTGAACCTGCTTATGGAATTGAGGTCGACCCTTGAAGGACAGGATCTCTACCTTCACCGGCTGGCCGTTCATATCGCTCTGGCAACGGAGGGTGTGGACGCGGCCTTGGAGGCGCACCGACAGGCGTGGGAATCGTTGGAGGCCAGTGGCCAGGAGGGCCTCCGATCCACTCTGTTGGGGGACTTGGGACTGATACTGGACCGAGCAGGAGACCACGAGGGCGCGGCGGAGAACTTTAAGGCGGCCATCGAGCTATCGCCGAGTAGAGAATTCCATCTTGGCGCGGGAAGAGCACTGCGCCGGGCGGGACTGTTGGGCGAAGCGGAA